Sequence from the Halobaculum rubrum genome:
CTATCTCCAGCTTCTCGCGCTCGTCGGCGAAGGTGACGTGGCGCTCGATGGGGATCGGGCGCTCCTCGAACTCGATGAGCGTCGCGCGGAGGCGCTCGGCGAGGAACTCGGGGTTGCCGACGGTCGCCGAGAGGTACACCCACTGCGCCGAGGAGTTCCGGGTCTCGGAGTAGTGTTTGAGCCGCGAGATCATCCCGTCGAGGCGGTGGCCGCGGCCCTCCTCTTTCAGGGTGTGGACCTCGTCGATGACGACGGTGCCGATGTCGCCCATGTCCTTGCCGGTGCGCAGCGCGTGGTCGATCCCCTCGTAAGTGCCGACGATCACGTCCGCGTTCGGATCGAACCGGGTGCCGTCGTCGTTGATCCGGGAGGCGCCCACGCGGATGGTCACGTCGAGCACGTCGCCGTAGCGCTCCTCGAAGTCCTCGTGTTTCTGGTTCGCGAGCGCGACCAGCGGGACGAGAAACAGCAGCTTCCCCTTCCCGTTGAGCGCGTTGTCGACGCCGGCGAGTTCGCCCACGAGCGTCTTCCCGGTCGCCGTCGCGCTCACGACGAGCTGGTCGTCCCCGTCGAACAGCCCGTTCTCGACCGAGAGGCTCTGCACCGGCAACAGTTCGTCGAACCGGCCCTCGACGCGCTCCTGGAGCGCGGGGTGGAGGTTCAGCGAGCTCGTGGGGACGGGGTCGATCTCGTCGGTCGTCGCCGAGATGGTGTCGAACTTCGTGAGGTCGGGGTCGAGGTTCCCTTGCAGGAGGTTCGTGATGCGCTCCAGGTCCTGCACCTCGAACAGGAGGTCCTCGAGGCGCTCCTGTGCGTTGCCGGTGAACTGTCCCTTGTAGGAGAGCTCGCGTTCGAGTTCCCGTTTCGCGCAGTCGGGACAGATGAAGTCGCGGTCCGCCTTCACCGCGGTGTCGGCAGTGACCGGCGAGTAGCGCCCGGCGTTGGCGCAGTAGCGGCAGGTGCGCACCTGCTTGGCGTCGAGCTGGTAGGCGTCGAGCATCTCGACGAGCCGGTCGCGGGCGCCCGCCCCCGTCTGCTCGGAGATGCGGATGCGGCGCGCGTTGCGCGCCAGATCGACGAACTGGTCGGGCTGGCGCGGCTCCTCGCCGCCCTTTCGCTTGACGCGGAAGCGACGCGGGCGCGGACCGGCGTCGGCCTCCTTGAGTTCGAGGACGCCCTGGAGGACGCGCGAGCCGTCGCGCTCGACGACGACGGTGAACTCGTCGGCGTCGCTGCGCTCGTGGAGGAACAGGGTCTCGACCTGCGGGAGTTGCTCGGACACGGTGATCTGGTTGTGGGTGATAGGCGGATGCGGTATTTCAGGGATTCGGCTTCCGTGTGTGAGTTGGTACCGTGATCACTGTCGGGGGAGTTGTCGAGCCGTCGTCGTCCCGTCGAGAAGCCGGACGACCGCGAAAGCGGCCTACTCCTCGTCGATGACGCGGATCGTGTCGTCGCCGTGGGGGACCACACAGATGAACGCGGCCGGTTCGTCGCCGTCGTTGCGGTACCAGTGCCGGACACCCGCGGGGATGAGCAGCGCGTCGCCCTCCGCCACCGTGTACTCCTCGCCGTCGAGCCCCACGGTGTACTCGCCCGCGAGGACGTACTGCTCGTGTTCGACCTCGTTGGTGTGGTTCGGGACGTGCGCGTCGGGCGCGAGCTCGAACCGCCGCATCGCGAAGTGCGGCGCGTCGTCGGACTCGTCGATGAGCACACCCTTCGACATCCCCTCGCCCGCGTCGACCTCACTCGTCGCGAGCTCGTCGCCGCGCTTCACCACGGCCTCGGTTGTCGATCCGTCCGTCGTCGGTTCGTCCGTCGTCGTCGCATCGGGTTCGCTCATGGCCGCCGGTTTCGCGCGACGGGGGATAAATCTCGGCGGCCGGGTTTATACGCCGTGGGAAACTACTCAGAGGTATGCGAGGAATCCGTGTCGGGCGGGTCGCCGGTATCCCGATCCAGCTGAACTGGACGTTTCTCCTGATCCTCCCGCTGTTCGCGTATCTCATCGGGAGCCAGGTCGGGGAGTTCGCCGGGATCGTCGGCGACACGTTCGGCGTCGCGATCGCTGCGGACGCGCTCACCGGTGGGACCCTCCCGTGGGTGCTCGGTACCGCCGCGGCGCTGGGGCTGTTCGTCTCCGTCCTGCTTCACGAGTTCGGGCACTCGCTGACCGCGATGCACTACGGCTACGAGATCGAGTCGATCACGCTGTGGCTGTTCGGCGGCGTGGCCTCCTTCGAGGAGATGCCTGAAGACTGGAAACAGGAGTTCGCCGTCGCGATCATGGGCCCGGTGGTTTCGGTCGCGCTCGGGGTCGTCACCTACGTCGTTCTCGTGAGCGTCAGCCTCCCGCCGACGGTCGCGTTCGTCGTCGGCTATCTCGCGCTGATGAATCTCGTGCTCGCGGCGTTCAACATGCTGCCCGGCTTCCCGATGGACGGGGGACGGGTGCTCCGGGCGCTGCTTGCGCGGAACCGCCCCCACGCCCGAGCGACCCAGATCGCCGCCGAGGTCGGGAAGGTGTTCGCGTTCCTGCTCGGCCTGTTCGGCCTGTTCGGCGGCAACTGGCTCACCGTCGGGCTCGCGTTCTTCATCTACATCGCCGCCTCCAGCGAGGCCCAACAGACGACGATGCGCGCCGCCTTCGAAGGGGTCATCGTCGACGACATCATGACGCCGCGCGAGGAACTGAACGTCGTCCACCCGAACGACAGCGTCGCGACCCTGATGGAGCGGATGTTTCGCGAGCGCCACACGGGCTACCCCGTCGTGAAGAGCGGCTCCCTCGTGGGGATGGTGACGCTGGCGGACGCACAGGGCGTCCGCGAGGTCGAGCGCGACGCCTACACGGTGCAAGACGTGATGGAGACGGACATCCCCAGCGTCACGTCCGACGCGGACGCGGTGACGGCGCTGGAGACGATGCAGCGGCGCGGCGTCGGCCGCCTCGTCGTCGTCGACGCCGACGGCGAACTCGTGGGACTCATCTCGCGGACCGACCTCATGACCGCGTTCAACGTCATTCAACAGGGTGGCCGGGAGTCGCTCGGTATCGGCGCCGAGACGGGCGTCCTCCCGGACATCGGCGGTCGGAGCGTCTGACCGCGGCCGTCGCTACAGTGTCGGCGGCGAGACAGGATCGGCCCCCGGGTGCGAGAACCGAACCACGGTCGTTCCGCTCACTTCGTTCGCGTCACTCCTGCTTCAGTTCTCTTCGCGGCGGACCGTCGGCTGCGCGCGTTCGTTCGCGGCGAGAAGTCCAGGTGCGAGAATTGAACCCGCGTCTCAGCCTCCACAAGGCTGAAGGATAGTCCACTACCCCAACCCGGACACGCACCCGTAGGTAGCCCGGTGCGATTCAAATACGTTACGACTCGACCGGGCAGTCCGAAGAGGATCGGCGACGGCAGGACGACAGCGGGACGACGGTGGGGGGTGGATCACTCGACGCGCACAGAACGGCCGAACTATCGACTCCCGCTGGTTCCATCCGGCTTTATTACCCGCCGGGGAAGACTCCGCACGATGGTCGCTTCCGCGTATCGATGGGACGTGTCCTCGGCGGGCGTGACGTTCCTCGGCGCGGCTCTGATTGTCGCGACCGCGTATCATCACATCGTCCACGAGCCGTCAACCGTTGGTCAAGTGATCGCCCCGACGGCCGCGTTCCTGCTCGACGGAGGCCTCGCGGTCGGCGTCGCCGCCGCGGGTATCGCGATGGCGCGGTCGGATCGGGGCCCCGAACACAACCGGACCGTCGCCGCGTTCGGCGCCGGAACCGGACTCGCCTTCGTCGCGGCGGTGGCGCTCACGATCGGGATCCGGGCGGCCGAGGGGCGGACGGTCCCGGAGCCGGAGTTCGTCTTGTTCACCGCCGTCGGCGCTGGATTCCTCACTGGCGCTCTCGCCGGGGAGTACCGAGCGCGCAGCCGCTCCTACGCCCGGTCGGCCGCCCGAAAGCGCGATTCGCTGGCGTTCGTCAACGGGATGCTCAGACACGACGTCCGCAACGACGCCGCGGTCATCGCCGGCTACGCCGAGGACCTCGACGGCGGGGAGGTGGCGACCGGCGACCGGACCGCGGCGACGGTCGTCCGCGACCGTGCACAGCGAGTCGTCGAGCGGACCAAGCTGGCCCGAGCGGTCGCCGAGACCGTCTCCGGGGAGGCCGATCCCGACGCGATCCCGCTCGCGCCGCTCGTCGACGAGGCGGTCGCGTCGGCCCGGGCCGCGTACCCGTCCGCGACGGTCACGAACGAGGTGCCGGAAGGGCTCGCCGTGCCCGTGAACGAGGCGTTCCGGCTCGTCCTCGATAACCTGATCGAGAACGCGATCGAACACCACAACGGCGACGCGACCGTCCGGATCGACGCCGCTCGGAACGACGATCGCGTCCGGATCCGCGTGCTGGACGACGGACCTGGGATCGACCCGGAGACGCGGTCCGGGCTGTTCGACCACGCGGCGGGAACTGCGAAGGGGCTCCACATCGTGAACACCGTCGTCGACGGGCTCGGCGGCGATGTACGCGTCGAAGACCGGGAGCCGGAAGGAACGGCGTTCGTGATCACGTTTCCGGCGGCGCCCGACGAACGGCAGGACGGATCGGAGACCCAAGAGTCCCCAGAGCCGTACGTTTCCGGCGGCCGTCAGGAAGACTGACCGTCGCGCTTTTCTCGTCCGATCGAGTATAGGAGATCGTCGTGGCCATCACGGACAAGATCTACCTGAAGAACCACCGGCAGATCGCCTCACAGCTCGACGCGAACGTTCCGAAAGGCGCGTTCTCGGGGGCGACGCTGGATCTGGTGTTCTCGGGCGACGGGCTCGCCGAACTCGATGAGACCACCCGCGACCGGGTGCTGGAGTTCGCCGAGGACTTCCTCGACTGCGCCTGCGACGACGCGCCGTACTGTGGCCACCCCGAGCGGAAGTTCGTTCGGTACCTGCTGGAGTTGCGCGCGCAGGGACTCGGCCCCGACGCCATCGTCGACGTGATGGGCGACGATTACATGCTGTACGCCTACCCCGGCGACGTGCTCTCGTTTCTCGACTCGGCAGTGCGCACCCTGGAGGCGACGGAGTCGCTCGCGGCCGTCGAGGGTGACGGGGAAGCAAGAGACCGGGCGCGGCAGGCACGGAACGAACTGGCGCGGTAACCTGAGTTCCGGGATAGTAACTGCCTACCAGCCGGATCGGGGGACTGCACCGGCTTAATTCACCTCAATTCAGATTTATAACACTTCCATGTTTACTCGTTGGCGGTCCGTCCTCGGTACTATGTCCGACAGCGATGCCAGCGAGGACGAGCGCGACGACGTGCCGGTGGGGACCGCTCGGGCGCCGAGCAGCCGCATCATCGACCGGGTCGCCGCGGCGGAAGGAACGGAACCCGCGGATCTCCATGCGCGCCTGTACGATGTCGTCGACCCGGAGGCACTCGATCGGGTTGTCGAGCGGAGTTCGCCGGGTCTGACGGTCGCGTTCCGATTCAACGGCTACCGCGTGCGTGTCGGCGGCGACGGCGCGGTCACCGTGTCGGCTCCGGTACGCAAGTAGGGTCTGTTGACGGGATCGATCGTTCAAAAGCGGATGCTCGGCGGGAAACCGACCGTGGGAACGGGACGCCCGACCGATGGGGATCTGTGATCTACCCGAGCTGGTACGGCTCGTCGTCGTCGCGGTCGCCGTCGAGTTCCTCGAGGAACACGACCTCCTCGCCGTCGTCGGCCTCCTCGAGCCGGTCCTGCAGGTACGTGACGAACGCCTTGTACTCGTCCAGCTGCTCGCGGAGGTGCTCGGCCTCCAGCTCCAGGCGCTCGTGCTCGCGCACGAAGCTCTTGGGCACCTCGACGGTCGGCGGGAACGACTCGCCGTCGGCGTCCGTCTCCTCCACTCGGTTCTCGGGGACGACCTCCACCTGTCCGTCGTGGGCGACGAGAGTGTCCACGTAGTCGCGA
This genomic interval carries:
- a CDS encoding DEAD/DEAH box helicase; this encodes MSEQLPQVETLFLHERSDADEFTVVVERDGSRVLQGVLELKEADAGPRPRRFRVKRKGGEEPRQPDQFVDLARNARRIRISEQTGAGARDRLVEMLDAYQLDAKQVRTCRYCANAGRYSPVTADTAVKADRDFICPDCAKRELERELSYKGQFTGNAQERLEDLLFEVQDLERITNLLQGNLDPDLTKFDTISATTDEIDPVPTSSLNLHPALQERVEGRFDELLPVQSLSVENGLFDGDDQLVVSATATGKTLVGELAGVDNALNGKGKLLFLVPLVALANQKHEDFEERYGDVLDVTIRVGASRINDDGTRFDPNADVIVGTYEGIDHALRTGKDMGDIGTVVIDEVHTLKEEGRGHRLDGMISRLKHYSETRNSSAQWVYLSATVGNPEFLAERLRATLIEFEERPIPIERHVTFADEREKLEIEKKLVRREFDTKSSKGYRGQTIIFTNSRRRCHEISRKLEYDSAPYHAGLDYKRRKTVERKFGDQELAAVVTTAALAAGVDFPASQVIFDTLAMGIEWLSVQEFEQMLGRAGRPDYHDEGTVYVLVEPDASYHSSMEGTEDETAFKLLKGEMEDVTTVYDTTSAAEETLANVVVAGKRAKKLNDRMIGEVPTTHAIGKLLEWEFIDGLSPTPLGRAVTEHFLAPDDAFRILDGIRKDHHPYEIVADMELAEQEL
- a CDS encoding cupin domain-containing protein codes for the protein MSEPDATTTDEPTTDGSTTEAVVKRGDELATSEVDAGEGMSKGVLIDESDDAPHFAMRRFELAPDAHVPNHTNEVEHEQYVLAGEYTVGLDGEEYTVAEGDALLIPAGVRHWYRNDGDEPAAFICVVPHGDDTIRVIDEE
- a CDS encoding site-2 protease family protein, translated to MRGIRVGRVAGIPIQLNWTFLLILPLFAYLIGSQVGEFAGIVGDTFGVAIAADALTGGTLPWVLGTAAALGLFVSVLLHEFGHSLTAMHYGYEIESITLWLFGGVASFEEMPEDWKQEFAVAIMGPVVSVALGVVTYVVLVSVSLPPTVAFVVGYLALMNLVLAAFNMLPGFPMDGGRVLRALLARNRPHARATQIAAEVGKVFAFLLGLFGLFGGNWLTVGLAFFIYIAASSEAQQTTMRAAFEGVIVDDIMTPREELNVVHPNDSVATLMERMFRERHTGYPVVKSGSLVGMVTLADAQGVREVERDAYTVQDVMETDIPSVTSDADAVTALETMQRRGVGRLVVVDADGELVGLISRTDLMTAFNVIQQGGRESLGIGAETGVLPDIGGRSV
- a CDS encoding ATP-binding protein, yielding MVASAYRWDVSSAGVTFLGAALIVATAYHHIVHEPSTVGQVIAPTAAFLLDGGLAVGVAAAGIAMARSDRGPEHNRTVAAFGAGTGLAFVAAVALTIGIRAAEGRTVPEPEFVLFTAVGAGFLTGALAGEYRARSRSYARSAARKRDSLAFVNGMLRHDVRNDAAVIAGYAEDLDGGEVATGDRTAATVVRDRAQRVVERTKLARAVAETVSGEADPDAIPLAPLVDEAVASARAAYPSATVTNEVPEGLAVPVNEAFRLVLDNLIENAIEHHNGDATVRIDAARNDDRVRIRVLDDGPGIDPETRSGLFDHAAGTAKGLHIVNTVVDGLGGDVRVEDREPEGTAFVITFPAAPDERQDGSETQESPEPYVSGGRQED
- a CDS encoding DUF5814 domain-containing protein; the encoded protein is MAITDKIYLKNHRQIASQLDANVPKGAFSGATLDLVFSGDGLAELDETTRDRVLEFAEDFLDCACDDAPYCGHPERKFVRYLLELRAQGLGPDAIVDVMGDDYMLYAYPGDVLSFLDSAVRTLEATESLAAVEGDGEARDRARQARNELAR
- a CDS encoding HalOD1 output domain-containing protein: MSDSDASEDERDDVPVGTARAPSSRIIDRVAAAEGTEPADLHARLYDVVDPEALDRVVERSSPGLTVAFRFNGYRVRVGGDGAVTVSAPVRK
- a CDS encoding ribbon-helix-helix protein, CopG family; its protein translation is MGSKNKTVSFRVNEDAFEALREIADERDLSLSAVFRDYVDTLVAHDGQVEVVPENRVEETDADGESFPPTVEVPKSFVREHERLELEAEHLREQLDEYKAFVTYLQDRLEEADDGEEVVFLEELDGDRDDDEPYQLG